The Thermanaerothrix sp. nucleotide sequence CTAGTGGTCTTCCAGACGGGTTCGGGCACCCAGACCAACATGAACGTGAACGAGGTCATCGCCAACCGGGCCTCGGAAATTTTGGGCAAGCCCTTGGGGAGCAAGTACGTCCACCCCAACGACCACGTGAACCGGGGCCAGAGCTCCAACGACACCTTCCCCACCGCCATGTACGTGGCCACCGCCTTGGCGCTCCACCAAAGGCTTTACCCGGCGGCGGAAGCCCTCATCGCCACCTTTGAGGAAAAGGCCAAGGCTTTTGACCACGTCGTCAAAACCGGGCGCACCCACCTCATGGACGCCGTGCCCATCACCTTGGGGCAGGAGGTGGGAAGCTGGGCGGCGCAGCTTAAAAACACCCTCGCCATGGTGAAGGAGGCGGAAAAGGGCCTCCACAACCTCGCCATCGGCGGCACCGCCGTGGGCACGGGCCTCAACGCCCACCCCCGCTTTGGAGAGCTGGTGGCCAAGTACCTGGCGGAGGAAACGGGCCTTCCCTTTAGGGTAGCGGAAAACCGCTTCGCCGCCTTGGCCGCCCACGACGAGCTGGTCCAGGTGATGGGGGCCTTGCGCACCCTGGCCGGGGCCCTGATGAAGGTCGGAAACGATATCCGCTGGCTGGCCTCGGGGCCATATGCGGGCATCGGGGAGATCTTCATCCCCGCCAACGAGCCCGGCTCCTCCATCATGCCCGGCAAGGTGAACCCCACCCAGGTGGAGGCCCTCACCATGGTGGTGGTGCGAATCTACGGTAACGACCTCACGGTGGCCTTCGCGGGAAGCCAGGGGAACTTCCAGCTCAACGTCTACAAGCCGGTCATGGTGGACGCCGCCCTGGAGTCCATCACCCTCCTGGCGGACGCCATGGCCTCCTTCAACGAGCACCTGGCCCAGGGGATTGAGCCCAACCTGGAGCGGATCGCGGAGCACCTGGAGAAAAACCCCATGCTGGCCACC carries:
- a CDS encoding class II fumarate hydratase, translated to MEYRIERDTMGEVKVPADKYWGAQTQRSLEHFKIGAWRFRMPTEVIRAYGMLKKAAARANLELGELPEEIAKAIIQAAEEVVQGKLDEHFPLVVFQTGSGTQTNMNVNEVIANRASEILGKPLGSKYVHPNDHVNRGQSSNDTFPTAMYVATALALHQRLYPAAEALIATFEEKAKAFDHVVKTGRTHLMDAVPITLGQEVGSWAAQLKNTLAMVKEAEKGLHNLAIGGTAVGTGLNAHPRFGELVAKYLAEETGLPFRVAENRFAALAAHDELVQVMGALRTLAGALMKVGNDIRWLASGPYAGIGEIFIPANEPGSSIMPGKVNPTQVEALTMVVVRIYGNDLTVAFAGSQGNFQLNVYKPVMVDAALESITLLADAMASFNEHLAQGIEPNLERIAEHLEKNPMLAT